The following are encoded together in the Zygosaccharomyces rouxii strain CBS732 chromosome C complete sequence genome:
- the CHS1 gene encoding chitin synthase I (similar to uniprot|P08004 Saccharomyces cerevisiae YNL192W CHS1 Chitin synthase I requires activation from zymogenic form in order to catalyze the transfer of N-acetylglucosamine (GlcNAc) to chitin required for repairing the chitin septum during cytokinesis transcription activated by mating factor): MSYRKYGPNGEQLRYRDPLVTNPPSIRDQDVEDEGEYIPMDTYSGFVNAFPADPNLHVNTSYSDAFISNTPATPSDQQNVPSINVIQHTPDIIGSSQLHPGQADINPGSEYFDDEEYYYGNLHGNPGGSSRGSNSSVDDVGDQSERPILQQTAKDNMSFVFNDDPMTMNVRKRDSEDGTDLEDGYIDQRGDDYQINTFLGRNGEMVDPYTQRFSPLQSNYSSPGEELLDVEEDLSGSGEHKDLGDYDETKTLDKSTNFQTLSTASSNNASGDGEEPERALPKRSATMMRKFKLWKGNFVFDSPISASLLRQYTSVSSEKVSNEFKFMRYQAVTCEPDQIEENNFTVRQLNYIVPRETELMIVITMYNEDHFLLGNTLKGVMDNIRHMVREKKSSTWGADAWKKIVVCVISDGRAKVNEKALALMSALGCFQDGFAKDEINDKKVKMHVYEHTTMMNITQVSDKGVQLESNANTVPVQLMFGLKEMNQQKINSHRWAFEGFAELLQPNVVTLLDAGTMPSKKAIYHLWREFRNPQVGGACGEIKADLGKNYRKLLNPLVASQNFEYKMSNILDKTTESDFGFITVLPGAFSAYRYEAVKGVPLQKYFYGEKVDEKKFNFFSSNMYLAEDRILCFEVVTKKGANWILKYCRSSSASTDVPERIPEFILQRRRWLNGSFFASVYSFVHFYRIWTSGHNIVRKLMLSIEFVYLFLNTILSWFSLSSFFLVFRILTMSIALTYHSVFNILCVVFYWLYGVCIVSTFILSLGNKPKTTEWFYLATCIFFAVLMAYMIFCSIWMSVKSFENILGQKVSFVGLLTEEAFRDLVISLGSTVCLYATSSIIYLQPWHMLTSFFQYILLTPSYVNVLNIYAFCNVHDLSWGTKGFAAKPLGKIQAKEDGTFKMEIPISSQEIQSNYDKYINILARGSDEDEDGGREIADEERKASYYAKVRSLVIIIWLLTNFGVCAAVMEYGGISDYLAMRNQPVTDTDNTAKGHERPVITEKATIYFTIILWIVALSAAIRFIGCSLYMLTRFFRKLRFR; this comes from the coding sequence ATGAGTTATCGGAAGTATGGACCCAACGGTGAGCAACTGAGGTACCGTGATCCGCTGGTTACGAACCCACCCTCTATAAGAGATCAGGATGTTGAAGATGAGGGTGAATATATTCCTATGGATACATACAGCGGATTTGTCAATGCGTTTCCGGCAGATCCAAATTTGCATGTGAACACTTCTTATTCAGATGCATTTATCAGTAATACTCCGGCTACACCATCTGACCAGCAAAATGTACCGTCAATTAACGTTATTCAACATACACCTGATATAATCGGTAGTTCTCAGTTACACCCAGGCCAAGCTGATATTAATCCTGGAAGtgaatattttgatgatgaagaatacTACTATGGGAATCTACACGGTAATCCCGGTGGTTCTAGTAGGGGATCAAATAGCAGCGTTGATGATGTTGGTGATCAATCCGAAAGACCAATCTTGCAGCAAACAGCCAAGGACAATATGAGTTTTGTGTTTAATGATGATCCAATGACTATGAATGTTCGTAAGAGAGATAGTGAAGATGGAACAGATTTGGAGGATGGGTACATCGATCAACGTGGTGATGATTATCAGATTAATACTTTTCTAGGTAGGAATGGTGAGATGGTTGATCCATATACACAGCGTTTTTCTCCTCTGCAATCAAATTATAGTTCTCCCGGTGAAGAGTTGTTAGATGTTGAGGAGGATTTGagtggtagtggtgaaCATAAGGATTTGGGTGATTACGATGAAACGAAGACGTTGGATAAAAGTACGAATTTCCAAACGTTGTCTACAGCATCCTCAAATAATGCATCGGGAGATGGTGAAGAACCAGAGAGGGCACTGCCAAAGAGATCTGCCACTATGATGAGAAAATTTAAACTGTGGAAGGGTAATTTTGTCTTTGATTCCCCCATTAGTGCTTCTCTGTTAAGACAGTACACTTCAGTTAGCAGTGAAAAGGTCTCTAATGAGTTTAAGTTTATGAGGTACCAAGCGGTTACTTGCGAACCAGACCagattgaagaaaataattTCACAGTTAGGCAGTTGAACTACATTGTTCCAAGAGAAACTGAATTAATGATTGTGATTACCATGTACAATGAAGATCATTTCCTTTTGGGAAATACCTTGAAAGGTGTAATGGACAATATCAGACACATGGTTCGTGAGAAGAAATCATCTACCTGGGGGGCTGATGCTTGGAAAAAAATCGTTGTATGTGTCATATCAGATGGTCGTGCAAAAGTAAATGAAAAGGCATTAGCATTAATGAGTGCTCTAGGATGTTTCCAAGATGGTTTCGCcaaggatgaaattaatgataaaaagGTAAAGATGCATGTGTATGAACATacgacgatgatgaatATCACACAAGTATCAGACAAAGGTgtacaattggaaagtaaTGCTAATACTGTCCCAGTGCAACTGATGTTTGGTCTTAAGGAGATGAACCAACAAAAGATTAATTCTCACAGATGGGCATTTGAAGGATTTGCTGAACTTCTGCAACCGAATGTCGTTACACTGTTAGATGCAGGTACTATGCCCAGCAAAAAAGCTATCTATCATCTGTGGAGAGAATTCCGTAATCCACAAGTTGGTGGTGCATGTGGTGAGATTAAGGCAGATTTGGGTAAAAATTATAGAAAACTTCTTAATCCGTTAGTTGCAtcacaaaattttgaatataaGATGTCTAACATTTTGGATAAGACTACAGAATCAGATTTTGGTTTCATTACAGTTTTACCGGGTGCTTTCTCAGCATACAGATATGAAGCGGTGAAAGGTGTTCCATTACAAAAATATTTCTATGGTGAAAAAGTGGATGAgaaaaaatttaatttcttctcttctaACATGTACCTTGCTGAAGATCGTATCTTATGTTTTGAAGTCGTCACTAAGAAAGGCGCTAATTGGATTCTCAAATATTGTAGAAGTTCATCAGCATCCACAGATGTTCCCGAGCGTATTCCAGAATTTATCCTGCAGAGAAGACGTTGGTTAAATGGATCCTTCTTTGCAAGTGTCTATTCGTTTGTCCATTTCTACAGGATTTGGACTAGTGGTCATAACATTGTGAGAAAACTTATGTTGAGCATTGAATTCGTTTATTTGTTTCTCAATACGATTCTATCATGGTTTTCACTAAGTTCTTTTTTCTTAGTGTTCCGTATTTTGACCATGTCGATTGCATTAACCTACCATTCtgttttcaacattttatGTGTCGTTTTCTACTGGCTTTACGGTGTTTGTATCGTTTCCACTTTCATCCTTTCGTTAGGTAACAAGCCGAAGACAACAGAATGGTTTTATCTGGCCACTTGCATTTTCTTTGCCGTCCTTATGGCTTATATGATTTTTTGCAGTATTTGGATGAGTGTtaaatcatttgaaaacatCCTTGGTCAAAAAGTATCATTTGTTGGTCTACTTACAGAGGAAGCCTTTAGAGATTTAGTCATTTCCCTGGGATCTACTGTGTGTCTTTATGCGACAAGCTCCATCATTTACTTACAACCATGGCATATGTTAACGAGTTTTTTCCAATACATTCTGTTGACACCATCTTACGTGAATGTTCTGAACATTTACGCCTTCTGTAATGTGCACGATTTGTCCTGGGGTACTAAGGGTTTTGCCGCTAAACCTCTAGGTAAGATTCAAGCTAAGGAAGATGGTACTTTCAAAATGGAGATCCCCATTTCTAGTCAAGAGATTCAATCGAATTATGACAAATACATTAATATTTTGGCAAGAGGTAGTGACGAAGATGAGGACGGTGGTAGAGAAATTGCTGATGAAGAACGTAAGGCTAGTTATTACGCCAAAGTTCGTTCTTTGGTCATTATCATATGGCTACTGACGAATTTCGGTGTGTGTGCCGCTGTAATGGAATATGGTGGTATTTCTGATTACTTAGCCATGAGGAATCAACCAGTTACTGATACTGATAATACAGCAAAAGGACATGAAAGACCTGTTATTACTGAAAAGGCTACAATATATTTCACAATCATTCTTTGGATCGTTGCCCTTTCAGCAGCCATAAGGTTTATCGGTTGTTCACTCTACATGTTGACAAGGTTTTTCAGAAAATTAAGGTTCCGTTAa